A part of Arachis hypogaea cultivar Tifrunner chromosome 12, arahy.Tifrunner.gnm2.J5K5, whole genome shotgun sequence genomic DNA contains:
- the LOC140176678 gene encoding uncharacterized protein, translating into MKDCESLLKLFRDYEEVSGQVINLDKSSVFFSKNTPLSVRDQLAALLSIPHVGCQNKYLGLPAVVNRSKKETFNFVKDKVLQKLQHWKRALLLASGREVLIKAVATVVPLYTLSCFKLPETLLEDIQKSIMQFF; encoded by the coding sequence ATGAAAGATTGCGAAAGTTTACTAAAGTTGTTTAGAGACTATGAAGAAGTGAGTGGTCAGGTGATAAATTTAGATAAGTCTTCTGTTTTCTTTAGCAAGAACACTCCCCTATCAGTCCGTGATCAGCTAGCTGCCCTGTTGTCTATACCACATGTTGGCTGCCAGAACAAGTATTTAGGCCTTCCAGCAGTGGTCAATAGATCAAAAAAAGAGACATTTAACTTTGTCAAAGACAAGGTTTTGCAAAAACTACAGCATTGGAAGCGAGCTTTGCTGTTAGCTAGTGGCAGAGAGGTTTTAATAAAAGCAGTGGCAACTGTAGTGCCTCTATACACACTGAGCTGCTTTAAACTCCCCGAGACACTATTAGAGGACATCCAAAAGTCAATAATGCAGTTTTTCTAG